Proteins encoded within one genomic window of Columba livia isolate bColLiv1 breed racing homer chromosome 1, bColLiv1.pat.W.v2, whole genome shotgun sequence:
- the CCDC89 gene encoding LOW QUALITY PROTEIN: coiled-coil domain-containing protein 89 (The sequence of the model RefSeq protein was modified relative to this genomic sequence to represent the inferred CDS: inserted 2 bases in 1 codon; deleted 1 base in 1 codon; substituted 3 bases at 3 genomic stop codons), whose protein sequence is MFWQDPRGSVAQDEREVGMANPRSDPEMDKGMEDLTKGLEELSESPEEKSKRALLHSHLEQQHHLICILKKKADDARKRCRGLEQLNVELENLRTEDAVKMKSQMQRIQYLEKCFMDLAKSHEQMVQFKNEHRKQHMQLWEENKCLWQENEKLFSQAGREKEAKVLQLAAQPGKLLQQVESLQKNCAYESRRAQERENELLEAQNQQASAXWLGSXFPKKTGTKPQEKHQQTLAWVEQAQSQQRAWGSKLQAKLERANEKERLLSLAMERGKALQDKHQETRQLGKKLETAEQARQRAGKXASADNDPKVQELQQQLESSKRAHHELSLXLDAYSKHSTGLLTKEKALNVKLHHFIA, encoded by the exons atgttttggCAGGATCCAAG GGGCTCCGTGGCTCAGGATGAGAGAGAGGTGGGGATGGCCAACCCCAGAAGTGACCCAGAGATGGACAAAGGCATGGAAGATCTGACAAAAGGCCTGGAGGAACTCTCTGAGAGCCCCGAagagaagagcaagagggcTCTGCTGCATTCACACCTGGAACAGCAGCATCACCTCATCTGtatactgaagaaaaaagcagacgATGCACGCAAACGCTGCAGAGGCCTGGAGCAGCTCAACGTGGAGCTGGAGAACCTGAGGACAGAAGatgctgtgaaaatgaaaagccagATGCAACGGATTCAGTATTTGGAGAAGTGTTTCATGGATCTGGCCAAAAGCCATGAGCAAATGGTCCAGTTCAAgaatgaacacagaaaacagcataTGCAGCTGTGGGAGGAGAATAAGTGCCTGTGGCAGGAGAATGAGAAGCTCTTCAGCCAGgctgggagggagaaggaagccAAAGTGCTCCAGCTTGCTGCCCAGCCCGGAAAGCTCTTGCAGCAGGTTGAGtccttacagaaaaat tgtgcTTACGAGAGTCGCAGAGCCCAGGAGCGAGAAAATGAGCTGCTGGAAGCTCAGAACCAGCAAGCAAGTGCCTAATGGCTGGGAAGTTGATTTCCTAAAAAAACAGGTACAAAACCTCAAGAGAAGCACCAACAAACTCTTGCATGGGTTGAGCAGGCACAAAGTCAGCAGAGGGCTTGGGGCAGCAAGCTGCAAGCCAAGCTGGAGAGGGCAAACGAGAAGGAGCGACTCCTGAGCCTGGCCATGGAGAGGGGCAAGGCTCTGCAAGATAAGCATCAGGAAACTCGGCAGCTGGGGAAGAAGCTGGAGACGGCAGAACAAGccaggcagagagcaggaaa TGCCTCAGCGGACAATGATCCAAAGGTCCAAGAGCTCCAAcaacagctggaaagcagcaagCGGGCTCACCACGAGCTCTCGCTGTAGCTTGATGCTTACAGCAAGCACAGCACAGGTTTATTGACTAAAGAAAAAGCGCTGAACGTCAAACTCCATCATTTTATTGCATAA